Proteins encoded within one genomic window of Aphelocoma coerulescens isolate FSJ_1873_10779 chromosome 9, UR_Acoe_1.0, whole genome shotgun sequence:
- the LOC138114743 gene encoding LOW QUALITY PROTEIN: G-protein coupled receptor 35-like (The sequence of the model RefSeq protein was modified relative to this genomic sequence to represent the inferred CDS: deleted 1 base in 1 codon): protein MHSRQAFHLTAGLLQAPQSTGGGTSHTSADRGSSTLGKCSGGVRVLPQALLLLSQPPEIVITGHLPGHVQEALLIVPAQRSTAGLEELALSKDSKRTGTVPFDTPKMNHSSCNITAYEVFSLVQLCVYIPVLVLGIVLNVLALWVFCCKLGKWTETRVYMVNLAVADCLLLFTLPFKTLSQFQHLKVDAWCLVLEGGYFMNRFMSIGIITFIAADRYLAIKYPLRSKALRSPLKAAFASGFLWIVIICEISLIKSLEDRSQDDFCFEKSSVTPSVITLCTIIMGFFIPLVILSYCSIRTIAELMRKKNENCHNEKLTRKAAYIMSANMAVFIVCFLPLYLGHLLRFIMDSISSDCSAIQSINNFVHFASILANTNCCLDAICYYFVNKEFKEASSKLAKSESEASEEAESQFPHVTH, encoded by the exons ATGCACAGCAGACAAGCCTTTCACCTCACTGCAGGACTATTGCAGGCTCCTCAGTCAACAGGAGGTGGTACAAGCCACACCAGTGCTGACAGAGGAAGCTCTACCCTGGGGAAATGTTCAGGAGGGGTACGGGTGCTTCCTCAGGCTCTGTTGCTGCTCTCACAGCCACCAGAAATT GTTATCACAGGACACCTTCCTGGTCATGTGCAAGAAGCACTGCTCATCGTGCCTGCACAGCGCTCCACGGCTGGGCTGGAGGAACTCGCTCTCTCCAAGGACAGCAAGAGAACAG GAACTGTACCTTTTGATACCCCCAAAATGAATCACAGCAGCTGCAATATCACAGCCTACGAAGTATTTTCGCTTGTCCAGCTGTGTGTTTACATCCCAGTTTTGGTTTTGGGCATTGTGCTGAATGTGTTGGCGCTGTGGGTGTTCTGTTGCAAACTCGGCAAATGGACAGAAACCAGAGTATACATGGTCAACTTGGCTGTGGCTGACTGCTTGCTGCTCTTCACTTTGCCATTTAAAACTTTGTCCCAGTTCCAGCACCTGAAGGTAGATGCATGGTGCCTGGTTCTGGAAGGTGGTTATTTCATGAACCGCTTTATGAGCATTGGTATCATCACCTTCATAGCTGCTGATAGGTACCTTGCAATCAAGTACCCTTTGAGATCCAAGGCACTGAGGTCACCGCTGAAGGCAGCTTTTGCCTCTGGATTTCTTTGGATAGTCATCATCTGTGAGATTTCCCTCATTAAAAGCTTAGAGGACCGAAGCCAAGATGACTTTTGCTTTGAGAAATCTTCTGTGACGCCCTCGGTGATCACACTGTGTACCATTATTATGGGGTTTTTCATACCGCTGGTCATCTTAAGTTACTGCTCCATACGAACCATTGCAGAACTCATgagaaagaagaatgaaaactgTCACAATGAAAAGCTCACCAGGAAGGCTGCCTACATCATGTCTGCAAACATGGCTGTGTTCATCGTATGCTTTTTGCCTCTTTACCTTGGGCATCTCCTCCGCTTCATAATGGACTCCATCAGCTCTGACTGCTCGGCAATACAGAGCATTAACAACTTTGTTCACTTCGCCTCCATCCTCGCAAACACCAACTGCTGCCTGGATGCCATTTGTTACTACTTTGTCAACAAGGAATTTAAGGAAGCCTCTTCCAAGCTAGCAAAGTCCGAATCTGAAGCCAGTGAAGAAGCTGAAAGTCAGTTCCCACATGTAACACATTAA